One genomic region from Amphiprion ocellaris isolate individual 3 ecotype Okinawa chromosome 20, ASM2253959v1, whole genome shotgun sequence encodes:
- the LOC111578082 gene encoding uncharacterized protein LOC111578082, which translates to MMRPKDLRQGSGTKTFLDAMHGGKVHLARFILDALDGRIINSKTENSRTPLMYAVCLQDQGTRAKFTRLLLEKGADVNCQDEDGRTALSHACEMGHLDVVKLLVQFNADPDVSDAWGNSSLMYAAFSGHSQVLEFLVRAFKRLGLRLDRTNNAGHSAIEVANFFGHNQCVQILNFPCRRSLGTDDPFVDAGTTVEGECRLPNRLPRHVLERFSKQLNNEDQLPGLFQRQLKITDNNGLWNRFRCPRSQSQEDNHPHSWALPPQLEKSQTEGDHSILFTAKQLQNCQLRELRGAKTLNSLPEPSQKDVSRDTRLPEQTPESFPLWGKAKSFNLDLLSSRKQSYQGDVRDMSLSASKLKRASLQDERCLIDKMECQGNTRGLTNDADKIVSVPKPLLNGKSQPVRALEDNVKLQNEEANDMPASSRREQQKRGSFGPTSRHNKLLFAREEMESGKLPSRTPGFMGLGTRLLRRFTAPEFMRMVIDCSSGSSNGRGRMSRSETFPLSHTHQQVNSQPSVDSISGVKCEFESCSSQSTLN; encoded by the coding sequence ATGATGCGGCCAAAAGATTTACGCCAGGGCTCTGGCACCAAGACTTTCCTAGATGCCATGCACGGTGGTAAAGTCCACCTGGCGCGCTTCATCCTGGACGCCTTGGATGGGCGCATTATCAACTCCAAGACGGAAAACAGCCGCACCCCGCTCATGTACGCCGTCTGCCTCCAAGACCAGGGGACCAGAGCTAAGTTCACCCggctgctgctggagaaagGGGCAGATGTCAACTGCCAGGATGAGGACGGTCGCACAGCCCTGAGCCACGCCTGCGAGATGGGTCACCTGGACGTGGTCAAACTTCTAGTGCAGTTCAATGCTGACCCGGATGTCTCTGATGCCTGGGGTAACAGCTCTCTCATGTATGCTGCATTTTCTGGCCACAGCCAAGTCCTGGAGTTCCTGGTCAGGGCTTTTAAGAGACTGGGACTGAGGTTGGACAGGACCAATAATGCCGGTCACTCAGCCATCGAAGTAGCCAACTTCTTTGGGCACAACCAGTGTGTCCAGATTCTGAACTTTCCTTGCCGGAGGAGTCTTGGCACAGACGATCCGTTTGTTGACGCGGGTACCACTGTTGAAGGTGAGTGCCGTCTGCCCAACAGGCTCCCCAGGCATGTTCTGGAGAGGTTCTCAAAGCAGTTGAATAATGAAGACCAGCTGCCTGGGCTATTTCAGAGACAGCTGAAGATTACAGACAACAACGGACTTTGGAACCGGTTCAGATGTCCTCGCAGTCAGTCTCAAGAGGACAACCATCCCCACAGTTGGGCTCTGCCTCCTCAGCTAGAGAAAAGCCAGACTGAAGGGGATCACAGCATTCTCTTCACTGCCAAACAACTGCAAAACTGCCAGCTTAGGGAGCTAAGGGGGGCTAAAACACTGAACTCTCTTCCTGAGCCAAGCCAGAAAGATGTCAGCCGAGACACGAGACTCCCAGAGCAAACACCAGAGAGTTTTCCTCTCTGGGGAAAGGCAAAGTCATTTAACCTGGACCTTCTGAGCAGCAGAAAGCAGTCCTATCAGGGTGATGTGCGTGACATGAGCCTGTCAGCCAGCAAATTAAAGAGAGCCTCGCTTCAGGATGAGAGATGCCTGATAGACAAGATGGAATGTCAAGGGAACACCCGGGGCCTGACAAACGATGCTGACAAAATTGTCTCAGTGCCAAAACCTCTTTTAAACGGCAAGAGCCAACCGGTGAGAGCACTCGAGGACAATGTCAAATTGCAGAACGAAGAGGCTAATGACATGCCTGCATCGAGCAGAAGAGAGCAGCAGAAGAGGGGCAGCTTCGGCCCGACCAGCAGACACAACAAACTACTTTTTGCCAGGGAGGAGATGGAGTCAGGGAAGCTCCCCAGCCGCACCCCCGGGTTCATGGGGCTGGGGACCAGACTGCTGCGTCGATTCACCGCTCCAGAGTTTATGAGGATGGTGATAGACTGCTCGTCAGGCTCCTCAAACGGCAGAGGTCGGATGTCCCGCTCCGAAACCTTccctctgtcacacacacatcagcaggTCAACAGTCAGCCGAGCGTCGACAGCATCAGCGGAGTGAAGTGTGAATTTGAAAGCTGCTCGTCTCAGTCCACCCTCAATTAG
- the plcb2 gene encoding 1-phosphatidylinositol 4,5-bisphosphate phosphodiesterase beta-2 isoform X2 has translation MNKKRYFLEAPEVKDYLVKGERFTKWSEDSTKTVPVTMKMDPKGFYVYWINQSKETTFLDVATIRDTRTGKYAKLPKHPKVRNVFNLDFPDSNHLAKTLTIVSGPDTVNLTYHNFFASKEKVTQNWANDILAIAYNAARTNACRQVFLDKIYVRLSLQTNKDGKIPVKHIYKMFPADKKRVESALASAHLPKGKYDTIKPDVFTEAAFKTFLTNLCPRPEIYEIFTSYSNKPTMTKENFTKFLNEKQRDSRLNEELFPRLRQDQIKALIDKYEPCSSNSNRGLISPEGLWFFLMGPETTVVMQDRLAKCQDMTQPVPHYLIKSSHNTYLTAGQFSGVSSPEMYRQCLLSGCRCLELDCWKGKPPDEEPIITHGFTMTTEILFKDVIEAIAESAFKTSQYPVILSFENHVDSVKQQEKMANYCKTIFGDALLTEPLEKYPLKPGQQIPSPSELLGKILIKNKKGSHGKPAPAKKTTTATTDQPAATAAPTQDPNTPSPDGTSPAPATQENQEGDAAAEDNEEQEDTEEQDEEKMKTSDEGTAGQEVTAYEAMSSIVNYIQPNKFISFDNARKKNKSYVISSFVETKGEAMIAKTAVEFVEYNKRQMSRIYPKGTRMDSSNYNPQPFWNVGCQMVALNYQTMDFPMQLNMALFEFNGRTGYLLKHDVMRRGDKKFDPFCDRIDTVVASTLTIKIYSGQFLSEKSVKTGVEVEVIGLPGDPKKKYRTKWSTTPNAINPVWNEEPFVFEKILLPEMASLRLVVHEENGKFLGHRIIPVDAIQSGFHHICLRSESNMPLTLPALFVYIEVKDYIPAAFADFTDALFNPTKGTEKTTKTPKESSSDYISPYELPLVVQPPADTAKESEAPAAENAVSKAAPPTEATEQPTETPPEAPAEEAKEEEKSDATQPIEEPPQAPVTVPAEDVAPEASETVPEATVSSEEAAAETDEAPEPEAAPEAKEESGGDTDANPEPAPDNKEATEAAEEPAAAAEEAAAPEEAVTCPVNTLTVPAGSDDSSQPPTSSEEPSTVTTEQLTQHKNYLKVIKRQEKEMKEAEKKYQKKGEDLIQKYTDSFKAIKKKASVKKKEGGGDTSDSSVSKERVKEQKEKMQAELLALWTEQSDQMKKKKEQCATERLAKLLEMATERHSSELKTLESETKENKKKTLSKCSSTEKAKLKKGQSVEVLDEPSQSDGASSDYNPQQEVLMKKQAATLEEIKALTNQLNQEALKEHDQKVRSLPAEVKEAVNVCVGAHFPELVDEAGDKKVGGVGFYGDVFLG, from the exons ATGAATAAGAAAAGATACTTTCTGGAGGCTCCAGAAGTCAAAGACTACCTGGTCAAAGGAGAAAGATTCACCAAATGGTCGGAG GACTCGACAAAGACTGTTCCCGTCACCATGAAGATGGATCCGAAAGGTTTTTATGTCTACTGGATTAACCAGAGCAAG GAGACAACGTTCCTGGATGTTGCTACCATCAGAGATACCAGAACAGGGAAATATGCAAAACTTCCCAAA CACCCCAAGGTCCGCAACGTGTTCAACCTGGATTTCCCAGACAGCAACCATCTGGCCAAAACCCTGACCATCGTCTCAGGTCCAGACACAGTCAATCTGACCTATCATAACTTTTTTGCCTCCAAGGAGAAAGTGACACAG AACTGGGCTAATGACATCCTTGCAATTGCCTACAATGCTGCAAGAACCAATGCATGCAGACAAGTCTTCCTGGATAAAAT ATACGTCCGCCTTTCTCTTCAGACCAACAAGGACGGCAAGATCCCAGTGAAGCA taTTTACAAGATGTTCCCTGCGGATAAGAAGAGGGTGGAAAGTGCCTTAGCATCAGCACACCTCCCTAAAGGAAAG TACGACACCATAAAGCCTGATGTTTTCACTGAAGCTGCTTTCAAGACCTTCCTGACAAACCTCTGTCCTCGACCTGAGATTTATGAGATCTTCACTTCTTA CTCCAACAAACCCACCATGACGAAGGAGAATTTCACCAAGTTCCTCAACGAGAAGCAGAGGGACTCTCGGCTCAACGAGGAGCTGTTTCCACGTCTGAGGCAAGATCAGATCAAAGCTCTGATTGACAAGTATGAGCCGTGCTCCTCTAATTCTAACAGAG GTCTGATTTCTCCAGAGGGGCTTTGGTTTTTCTTGATGGGTCCGGAGACAACAGTTGTGATGCAGGACAGGCTGGCCAAGTGTCAGGACATGACCCAACCTGTACCCCACTACTTAATCAAGTCTTCACACAACACATACCTAACAG CTGGTCAGTTTTCTGGCGTGTCCTCTCCTGAGATGTACCGTCAGTGTCTGCTGTCCGGCTGCCGGTGTCTGGAGCTGGACTGCTGGAAGGGTAAACCTCCGGATGAAGAGCCCATCATTACTCATGGCTTCACTATGACCACTGAGATCCTCTTCAAG GATGTAATCGAGGCCATTGCAGAGAGCGCCTTTAAGACCTCACAGTACCCCGTTATCCTCTCATTCGAGAACCACGTTGACTC CGTGAAACAGCAGGAGAAGATGGCCAACTACTGCAAAACCATATTTGGTGATGCCCTGCTAACAGAGCCTCTGGAAAAATACCCT CTGAAGCCAGGCCAGCAGATTCCCAGCCCATCTGAGCTCTTGGGTAAGATCCTCATTAAGAACAAGAAGGGCAGCCATGGGAAACCAGCTCCAGCTAAGAAAACCACCACAGCAACCACTGACCAGCCTGCAGCCACAGCTGCTCCCACCCAGGACCCAAACACCCCTTCCCCAGATGGCACGAGCCCGGCCCCTGCCACCCAGGAGAACCAAG AAGGGGACGCAGCTGCGGAGGACAACGAGGAGCAAGAAGACACGGAGGAACAGGATGAGGAGAAAATGAAGACATCAGATGAG GGCACAGCTGGACAAGAAGTAACAGCGTACGAGGCGATGTCATCCATCGTCAACTACATCCAGCCCAACAAATTCATCTCTTTTGACAACGCCAGAA agaaaaacaagagtTACGTTATCTCATCTTTTGTGGAGACCAAAGGGGAGGCGATGATTGCCAAGACTGCTGTTGAGTTTGTCGA GTACAATAAGAGGCAGATGAGCAGGATTTACCCCAAAGGGACGAGAATGGACTCATCCAACTACAACCCCCAACCTTTTTGGAATGTCGGCTGCCAGATGGTGGCGCTCAACTACCAGACAATGG ATTTCCCCATGCAGCTGAACATGGCTCTGTTTGAATTCAACGGCAGAACGGGCTACTTGCTCAAACACGACGTTATGCGCCGCGGTGACAAGAAGTTTGACCCTTTCTGTGACAGGATTGACACCGTTGTGGCAAGCACACTGACCATAAAG ATCTATTCAGGTCAGTTTCTGTCAGAGAAGAGTGTTAAAACaggggtggaggtggaggtgattGGGCTGCCAGGAGACCCCAAGAAGAAATATCGCACCAAGTGGTCTACCACCCCCAATGCCATCAACCCAGTGTGGAATGAGGAGCCTTTTGTTTTTGAGAAG ATCCTGCTGCCAGAGATGGCCTCTCTAAGACTTGTCGTGCATGAAGAGAATGGAAAGTTCTTGGGCCACAGAATCATCCCTGTCGATGCCATTCAGTCAG GCTTCCATCACATCTGCCTGCGCAGTGAGAGCAACATGCCTCTCACTTTGCCTGCTCTCTTTGTGTACATCGAGGTCAAGGACTACATCCCTGCTGCCTTTGCAG ATTTCACTGATGCTTTATTCAATCCAACAAAGGGGACAGAGAAAACCACAAAGACCCCCAAAGAG TCATCCTCTGACTACATTTCTCCCTATGAGTTGCCGCTTGTGGTCCAACCCCCTGCAGACACAGCTAAAGAAAGTGAAGCTCCTGCTGCAG AAAACGCTGTATCCAAAGCTGCACCACCCACCGAAGCCACTGAGCAGCCAACCGAGACTCCACCAGAAGCTCCTGCAGAAGAagctaaagaagaagaaaaatcagaTGCTACCCAGCCTATAGAAGAGCCTCCTCAAGCTCCTGTCACTGTTCCTGCTGAAGATGTGGCACCAGAGGCATCTGAAACCGTTCCTGAAGCCACGGTTTCATCTGAGGAGGCCGCAGCTGAGACAGACGAAGCCCCGGAGCCAGAAGCAGCTCCAGAAGCCAAAGAAGAATCAGGCGGAGACACTGATGCAAACCCTGAGCCTGCTCCAGACAATAAGGAGGCCACAGAAGCTGCTGAagagcctgctgctgctgctgaagaggCTGCTGCTCCTGAAGAGGCTGTGACCTGTCCAGTAAACACACTGACCGTGCCTGCAGGATCAGATGACTCATCTCAGCCGCCGACCAGCAGTGAAG AGCCTTCGACTGTGACTACTGAGCAACTGACACAACACAAGAACTATCTGAAGGTCATCAAGCGTCAGGAGAAAGAGATGAAAGAAGCAGAGAAGAAGTAtcagaaaaaaggagaggattTGATTCAGAAATACACAGACTCCTTCAAGGCCATCAAGAAGAAAGCctcagtgaagaaaaaaga GGGAGGAGGCGACACCTCTGACTCCAGTGTGAGCAAAGAACGAGTGAAGGAGCAGAAGGAAAAAATGCAAGCTGAGCTATTAGCTCTGTGGACAGAGCAGTCTgaccagatgaagaagaagaaagagcagTGTGCCACAGAG AGACTGGCCAAACTGTTGGAGAtggccacagagagacacagcagCGAGCTGAAGACCCTGGAGAG tgaaaccaaagaaaacaagaagaaaacgcTCTCAAAATGTTCGTCCACAGAGAAAGCAAA GCTGAAAAAGGGACAAAGTGTGGAGGTGTTGGATGAGCCCAGTCAGTCCGATGGTGCC TCTTCAGATTACAACCCACAGCAAGAGGTTCTGATGAAGAAACAGGCCGCTACACTGGAAGAAATCAAGGCCCTGACTAATCAG CTCAATCAAGAGGCCCTGAAGGAGCATGACCAGAAAGTGAGATCTCTGCCAGCAGAAGTGAAAGAGGCTGTGAACGTCTGCGTCGGGGCACATTTCCCCGAACTGGTGGACGAGGCTGGAGACAAGAAGGTCGGGGGAGTGGGCTTCTACGGAGACGTCTTCCTGGGGTAG
- the plcb2 gene encoding 1-phosphatidylinositol 4,5-bisphosphate phosphodiesterase beta-2 isoform X1, translating to MNKKRYFLEAPEVKDYLVKGERFTKWSEDSTKTVPVTMKMDPKGFYVYWINQSKETTFLDVATIRDTRTGKYAKLPKHPKVRNVFNLDFPDSNHLAKTLTIVSGPDTVNLTYHNFFASKEKVTQNWANDILAIAYNAARTNACRQVFLDKIYVRLSLQTNKDGKIPVKHIYKMFPADKKRVESALASAHLPKGKYDTIKPDVFTEAAFKTFLTNLCPRPEIYEIFTSYSNKPTMTKENFTKFLNEKQRDSRLNEELFPRLRQDQIKALIDKYEPCSSNSNRGLISPEGLWFFLMGPETTVVMQDRLAKCQDMTQPVPHYLIKSSHNTYLTAGQFSGVSSPEMYRQCLLSGCRCLELDCWKGKPPDEEPIITHGFTMTTEILFKDVIEAIAESAFKTSQYPVILSFENHVDSVKQQEKMANYCKTIFGDALLTEPLEKYPLKPGQQIPSPSELLGKILIKNKKGSHGKPAPAKKTTTATTDQPAATAAPTQDPNTPSPDGTSPAPATQENQEGDAAAEDNEEQEDTEEQDEEKMKTSDEGTAGQEVTAYEAMSSIVNYIQPNKFISFDNARKKNKSYVISSFVETKGEAMIAKTAVEFVEYNKRQMSRIYPKGTRMDSSNYNPQPFWNVGCQMVALNYQTMDFPMQLNMALFEFNGRTGYLLKHDVMRRGDKKFDPFCDRIDTVVASTLTIKIYSGQFLSEKSVKTGVEVEVIGLPGDPKKKYRTKWSTTPNAINPVWNEEPFVFEKILLPEMASLRLVVHEENGKFLGHRIIPVDAIQSGFHHICLRSESNMPLTLPALFVYIEVKDYIPAAFADFTDALFNPTKGTEKTTKTPKESSSDYISPYELPLVVQPPADTAKESEAPAAENAVSKAAPPTEATEQPTETPPEAPAEEAKEEEKSDATQPIEEPPQAPVTVPAEDVAPEASETVPEATVSSEEAAAETDEAPEPEAAPEAKEESGGDTDANPEPAPDNKEATEAAEEPAAAAEEAAAPEEAVTCPVNTLTVPAGSDDSSQPPTSSEEPSTVTTEQLTQHKNYLKVIKRQEKEMKEAEKKYQKKGEDLIQKYTDSFKAIKKKASVKKKEGGGDTSDSSVSKERVKEQKEKMQAELLALWTEQSDQMKKKKEQCATERLAKLLEMATERHSSELKTLESETKENKKKTLSKCSSTEKAKLKKGQSVEVLDEPSQSDGAQSSDYNPQQEVLMKKQAATLEEIKALTNQLNQEALKEHDQKVRSLPAEVKEAVNVCVGAHFPELVDEAGDKKVGGVGFYGDVFLG from the exons ATGAATAAGAAAAGATACTTTCTGGAGGCTCCAGAAGTCAAAGACTACCTGGTCAAAGGAGAAAGATTCACCAAATGGTCGGAG GACTCGACAAAGACTGTTCCCGTCACCATGAAGATGGATCCGAAAGGTTTTTATGTCTACTGGATTAACCAGAGCAAG GAGACAACGTTCCTGGATGTTGCTACCATCAGAGATACCAGAACAGGGAAATATGCAAAACTTCCCAAA CACCCCAAGGTCCGCAACGTGTTCAACCTGGATTTCCCAGACAGCAACCATCTGGCCAAAACCCTGACCATCGTCTCAGGTCCAGACACAGTCAATCTGACCTATCATAACTTTTTTGCCTCCAAGGAGAAAGTGACACAG AACTGGGCTAATGACATCCTTGCAATTGCCTACAATGCTGCAAGAACCAATGCATGCAGACAAGTCTTCCTGGATAAAAT ATACGTCCGCCTTTCTCTTCAGACCAACAAGGACGGCAAGATCCCAGTGAAGCA taTTTACAAGATGTTCCCTGCGGATAAGAAGAGGGTGGAAAGTGCCTTAGCATCAGCACACCTCCCTAAAGGAAAG TACGACACCATAAAGCCTGATGTTTTCACTGAAGCTGCTTTCAAGACCTTCCTGACAAACCTCTGTCCTCGACCTGAGATTTATGAGATCTTCACTTCTTA CTCCAACAAACCCACCATGACGAAGGAGAATTTCACCAAGTTCCTCAACGAGAAGCAGAGGGACTCTCGGCTCAACGAGGAGCTGTTTCCACGTCTGAGGCAAGATCAGATCAAAGCTCTGATTGACAAGTATGAGCCGTGCTCCTCTAATTCTAACAGAG GTCTGATTTCTCCAGAGGGGCTTTGGTTTTTCTTGATGGGTCCGGAGACAACAGTTGTGATGCAGGACAGGCTGGCCAAGTGTCAGGACATGACCCAACCTGTACCCCACTACTTAATCAAGTCTTCACACAACACATACCTAACAG CTGGTCAGTTTTCTGGCGTGTCCTCTCCTGAGATGTACCGTCAGTGTCTGCTGTCCGGCTGCCGGTGTCTGGAGCTGGACTGCTGGAAGGGTAAACCTCCGGATGAAGAGCCCATCATTACTCATGGCTTCACTATGACCACTGAGATCCTCTTCAAG GATGTAATCGAGGCCATTGCAGAGAGCGCCTTTAAGACCTCACAGTACCCCGTTATCCTCTCATTCGAGAACCACGTTGACTC CGTGAAACAGCAGGAGAAGATGGCCAACTACTGCAAAACCATATTTGGTGATGCCCTGCTAACAGAGCCTCTGGAAAAATACCCT CTGAAGCCAGGCCAGCAGATTCCCAGCCCATCTGAGCTCTTGGGTAAGATCCTCATTAAGAACAAGAAGGGCAGCCATGGGAAACCAGCTCCAGCTAAGAAAACCACCACAGCAACCACTGACCAGCCTGCAGCCACAGCTGCTCCCACCCAGGACCCAAACACCCCTTCCCCAGATGGCACGAGCCCGGCCCCTGCCACCCAGGAGAACCAAG AAGGGGACGCAGCTGCGGAGGACAACGAGGAGCAAGAAGACACGGAGGAACAGGATGAGGAGAAAATGAAGACATCAGATGAG GGCACAGCTGGACAAGAAGTAACAGCGTACGAGGCGATGTCATCCATCGTCAACTACATCCAGCCCAACAAATTCATCTCTTTTGACAACGCCAGAA agaaaaacaagagtTACGTTATCTCATCTTTTGTGGAGACCAAAGGGGAGGCGATGATTGCCAAGACTGCTGTTGAGTTTGTCGA GTACAATAAGAGGCAGATGAGCAGGATTTACCCCAAAGGGACGAGAATGGACTCATCCAACTACAACCCCCAACCTTTTTGGAATGTCGGCTGCCAGATGGTGGCGCTCAACTACCAGACAATGG ATTTCCCCATGCAGCTGAACATGGCTCTGTTTGAATTCAACGGCAGAACGGGCTACTTGCTCAAACACGACGTTATGCGCCGCGGTGACAAGAAGTTTGACCCTTTCTGTGACAGGATTGACACCGTTGTGGCAAGCACACTGACCATAAAG ATCTATTCAGGTCAGTTTCTGTCAGAGAAGAGTGTTAAAACaggggtggaggtggaggtgattGGGCTGCCAGGAGACCCCAAGAAGAAATATCGCACCAAGTGGTCTACCACCCCCAATGCCATCAACCCAGTGTGGAATGAGGAGCCTTTTGTTTTTGAGAAG ATCCTGCTGCCAGAGATGGCCTCTCTAAGACTTGTCGTGCATGAAGAGAATGGAAAGTTCTTGGGCCACAGAATCATCCCTGTCGATGCCATTCAGTCAG GCTTCCATCACATCTGCCTGCGCAGTGAGAGCAACATGCCTCTCACTTTGCCTGCTCTCTTTGTGTACATCGAGGTCAAGGACTACATCCCTGCTGCCTTTGCAG ATTTCACTGATGCTTTATTCAATCCAACAAAGGGGACAGAGAAAACCACAAAGACCCCCAAAGAG TCATCCTCTGACTACATTTCTCCCTATGAGTTGCCGCTTGTGGTCCAACCCCCTGCAGACACAGCTAAAGAAAGTGAAGCTCCTGCTGCAG AAAACGCTGTATCCAAAGCTGCACCACCCACCGAAGCCACTGAGCAGCCAACCGAGACTCCACCAGAAGCTCCTGCAGAAGAagctaaagaagaagaaaaatcagaTGCTACCCAGCCTATAGAAGAGCCTCCTCAAGCTCCTGTCACTGTTCCTGCTGAAGATGTGGCACCAGAGGCATCTGAAACCGTTCCTGAAGCCACGGTTTCATCTGAGGAGGCCGCAGCTGAGACAGACGAAGCCCCGGAGCCAGAAGCAGCTCCAGAAGCCAAAGAAGAATCAGGCGGAGACACTGATGCAAACCCTGAGCCTGCTCCAGACAATAAGGAGGCCACAGAAGCTGCTGAagagcctgctgctgctgctgaagaggCTGCTGCTCCTGAAGAGGCTGTGACCTGTCCAGTAAACACACTGACCGTGCCTGCAGGATCAGATGACTCATCTCAGCCGCCGACCAGCAGTGAAG AGCCTTCGACTGTGACTACTGAGCAACTGACACAACACAAGAACTATCTGAAGGTCATCAAGCGTCAGGAGAAAGAGATGAAAGAAGCAGAGAAGAAGTAtcagaaaaaaggagaggattTGATTCAGAAATACACAGACTCCTTCAAGGCCATCAAGAAGAAAGCctcagtgaagaaaaaaga GGGAGGAGGCGACACCTCTGACTCCAGTGTGAGCAAAGAACGAGTGAAGGAGCAGAAGGAAAAAATGCAAGCTGAGCTATTAGCTCTGTGGACAGAGCAGTCTgaccagatgaagaagaagaaagagcagTGTGCCACAGAG AGACTGGCCAAACTGTTGGAGAtggccacagagagacacagcagCGAGCTGAAGACCCTGGAGAG tgaaaccaaagaaaacaagaagaaaacgcTCTCAAAATGTTCGTCCACAGAGAAAGCAAA GCTGAAAAAGGGACAAAGTGTGGAGGTGTTGGATGAGCCCAGTCAGTCCGATGGTGCC CAGTCTTCAGATTACAACCCACAGCAAGAGGTTCTGATGAAGAAACAGGCCGCTACACTGGAAGAAATCAAGGCCCTGACTAATCAG CTCAATCAAGAGGCCCTGAAGGAGCATGACCAGAAAGTGAGATCTCTGCCAGCAGAAGTGAAAGAGGCTGTGAACGTCTGCGTCGGGGCACATTTCCCCGAACTGGTGGACGAGGCTGGAGACAAGAAGGTCGGGGGAGTGGGCTTCTACGGAGACGTCTTCCTGGGGTAG